The proteins below are encoded in one region of Telopea speciosissima isolate NSW1024214 ecotype Mountain lineage chromosome 10, Tspe_v1, whole genome shotgun sequence:
- the LOC122642465 gene encoding uncharacterized protein LOC122642465, with protein MVWCSPSTPKSLALTVGCFTAGASLFALGAYLSFVNIAPQQARIKARNDFVRERLKKKYGN; from the coding sequence ATGGTCTGGTGCTCCCCCTCTACACCCAAATCATTGGCGCTGACCGTCGGCTGCTTCACAGCTGGGGCTTCTTTGTTCGCTCTCGGCGCTTATCTCTCTTTCGTCAATATCGCGCCTCAGCAGGCACGCATCAAAGCTCGAAACGATTTCGTTAGAGAGCGTCTCAAGAAGAAATACGGTAACTAA